In Flammeovirgaceae bacterium, the sequence AATTTACTACTGGCGCTACTCCACCTGGAAGGGCAAGCGCCTATACCTGGAAGACATTGTAGTGACCGAGTCGGAACGCGGAAAGGGCATTGGTAAAAAACTGTTTGACCGCACCCTGCAGCATGCGCTGGATGAAAATTGTACCGGCATCATGTGGCAGGTACTTGATTGGAATGAGCCTGCTATAAACTTTTATAAGAAGTTTTACAACCCAAAGATGGATGAAGAATGGATTAACTGCAGTTTGGAGCGTGAGCAGATTGAAACGCTATTGAACAAATCTTAAACACCCACCTCAACAATTGCCCGGAGCGGAATCCCGTGGCCTCCGTGTACCTCAACGTAGTCGTCCTCCAGGTCAATCAGGTCTGACACCACCTCCACCACTTCGCCAGTGGCCAGTTTAACGAACAGGCTGATGGATTCGTGGTCGGCATTGGTAAGCGCCATGGCTGTTTTGAGTTTGTGTTCCCGCTCAAACTTGTCCTCAAAAGAGGTAAGCACTTCTTCAGCAGCAAAATGAAGTGAGCGGATTTCTTCGAGTGAAACTTTTCGGGCATTCATACTACACAGGGTTAAGTGAAACATGAAACCCATACGGGTATTTATAAAACAAGGCAACCGCACGGCCGGTTCATACCTCTTCCAGCAAGGTGCGAAAAGCTACGTGTTTAAACTTCTGTTTATGCTCCTCAATTAATGCCGGTGCAAATTTTTCAAGGTACTGCACCACATTTTCCAGCGAGTGGGCCTGGTATTGCACACTGTACGATAGGGTGCCGTCCTCGTTATCATGAAGTACTTTGTAAATCTTTCCTGATACAAACATGCCTGTATTCAGTACTTGCTGCATGTGCGATTCTTTCATCCACTTCAGCCAGGCAACTTCATCAGCCTGGTCAATACCTACAGTAACATTATAAAGAAACATGCTTATCGGATAGTTGATCAGAATCATTAAATGCGCTGACCCTGATCATGTAGAAAGGTAGCTTTTTTGATGTACTTTAGCAATGACCAAGATAATAGGTTCTAAAATGAAGGCGATCTTATTCATTTCTTTCATAGTGGCATTTTATTGTATACTGCCATCGGGTTTTGCTCAAAGTCAGGATACCACACCTTACCGGATTGAAACAAAGGATGGGAATGAATTTATTGGCCGGATTATTCAGCAGGATCAAACCACCATCCGGCTACAAACTGAAAAGCTGGGTGAAATAACAATTCAGAAAGCCGACATTAAAAGCATGGTTGCAATTCAAACAAAGCAAGGAAAAGATGGCAGGTACTGGTTCGATAATCCGCAGGCCACCCGGTATTTCTGGCAGCCTAACGGGTATGGACTTAAAAAAGGCGAGGCCTATTATCAAAACATATGGATTTTCTTTAACCAGGTTAGCGTAGGCGTTACTGACCACTTTAGTGTTGGGGCGGGCTTAATGCCGTTGTTTCTATTTGCGGGTGCATCCTCGCCCGCCTGGTTGACTCCGAAATTCTCCATTCCTGTTGTCAAAGATAAATTTAATTTGGGGGCAGGCGCATTAATAGGGACTGTGCTGGGCGAGGAGAACTCAGGCTATGGTATTACTTATGGAGTAGCCACTGTTGGCTCGCGCGATAAAAATTTCAGTTTTGGTGTGGGCTATGGCTATGCCGGAGATGACTGGGCTCAAACTCCAACGTTCACGTTAAGTGCTATGATTCGGACAGGTGAACGAGGCTATTTAGTTACTGAGAGTTACTATATCGGCTCCAGCGATGCCTCGTTGATGTTGTTTTCGGTTGGTGGAAGAAGAATCGTAAAACGGGTTGGAATTGATTTTGCGTTAATAATTCCATCGGAAACGGGAGGCGAACTGTTTGCCTTCCCAATCCTGGGTCTCACGGTTCCGTTTGGTAATGTGCCCGGCAATGTGGTTAAGTGAGTGTGTACAGCGGTTTAACTTAATCGTTTACCCACCTCATCCCAATTAACAACACTCCACCAGTTTGCCACGTATTCGTTTCGCTTGTTCTGGTATTTCAGGTAATAAGCATGCTCCCAAACGTCCAAAGCTAAAAGGGGTGTGCCTTTTAGTTCACTACTATCCATCAGCGGGTTGTCTTGGTTTGGTGTGGATCCGATTTTCAGTTTGCCATTATCATTTACGAGCCATGCCCAACCGGAGCCAAACCGGCCCATGGCGGCCGCAGAAAATTGTTCCTTAAATTTTTCGAATGACCCAAAGGCATTACTTAGTGCATCGGCAACTTTTCCGGCAGGGGCACCACTACCGCCAGGCTTCATAACCAGCCAGAAAAAATTGTGGTTCCATGCTCCACCTCCGTTGTTACGTGCCTTCGCTGAAAGACGCGAGGTGTTGGCAAAAAATTCAGTTTCCGAAGCATAGGCAATACCTTCAGCCGTAATAGCCTCATTTACATTTTTCACATACGCAGCATGATGGCGGCTGTAATGAATCTCCATGGTCAAGGCATCAATTGCCGGCTCCAACGCTGCATAGGCGTAGGGTAGGGTAATTTGCGAGAAAGTCAATGCCGGAACTGAAACAGTTTTTGCGGTAGCAGTTGCACTACAGGCCGTTTCGGCCATGATTGGCGGGGCTGCTGTGGCTACCAATGCGGCTTTAACGGCAGTTTCAATAAATTCTCTCCGGGTTTTCATAAACTGAGTTATTTTAAATCACGTAGTTTCTTTTACAAAAGTCAATTTACCTAAAATTCCGTAGCTTGCATATAGCCCTAACACCAACCTTATGAGCGATATACTGTACGAGCAGATCCCCTCATTGGATTTAGCTGACTTTACCGGCAGCGACTTGGTAAAGAAGAAAAAGTTTGTTGCCGATCTAGGCTCAGCCTATAACAATATAGGCTTTGTGGCTATCCGCAACCATTACCTGTCCGATGACTTATCCGAAAAACTGTATGCCGTTATTAAAAAATTTTTTGCCTTACCGGATGCAGTAAAGCAGAAGTACGAGATACCCGGCCTGGCCGGCCAACGCGGGTATGTGGGCAAAGGTAAAGAACATGCCAAAGGAAGAAACACCGGTGACCTGAAAGAGTTTTATCACATCGGGCAGGAGGTAGAGGATGATGACCCAATTAAAAGGGAATATCCTGCCAATGTTTGGCCCGATGAGTTACCTGAATTTAAAGAAATCGGCTTGGAAGTTTACCGCAGGCTGGAGAAAACCGGTGTCTATATGCTTCGGGCAATTGCCCTTTATCTTGGTCTGCCCGAAAATTATTTTGATGACAAAGTGCGTCATGGCAACAGCATTTTGCGGCCTATCCATTATTTTCCCATTACCAACCCAGAGGCAGTGCCAGCTGATGCGGTACGCGCTGCCGAGCATGGCGATATTAACCTGATTACTTTACTGATGGGAGCCAGTGCAGATGGACTGCAGGTGTTGCGCAGGGATGGGAAGTGGATACCCATTACGGCTTTGCCCGAGCAGTTGGTGGTGAACGTTGGCGATATGCTGGAGCGACACACCAATAAAAAGCTTAAGTCTACCATTCACCGGGTGGTTAATCCCCCGCGCGATAAAATGAATACTCCCAGGTATTCCATTCCGTTTTTTATGCATCCGAGAA encodes:
- a CDS encoding GNAT family N-acetyltransferase — translated: MSVIVRIGIESDLPGVLELIKELATYERAPHEVTNTVELMEQDGFGAKPIYGFFVAEVNNRLVGVSIYYWRYSTWKGKRLYLEDIVVTESERGKGIGKKLFDRTLQHALDENCTGIMWQVLDWNEPAINFYKKFYNPKMDEEWINCSLEREQIETLLNKS
- a CDS encoding DUF4286 family protein; translation: MFLYNVTVGIDQADEVAWLKWMKESHMQQVLNTGMFVSGKIYKVLHDNEDGTLSYSVQYQAHSLENVVQYLEKFAPALIEEHKQKFKHVAFRTLLEEV
- a CDS encoding superoxide dismutase, which translates into the protein MKTRREFIETAVKAALVATAAPPIMAETACSATATAKTVSVPALTFSQITLPYAYAALEPAIDALTMEIHYSRHHAAYVKNVNEAITAEGIAYASETEFFANTSRLSAKARNNGGGAWNHNFFWLVMKPGGSGAPAGKVADALSNAFGSFEKFKEQFSAAAMGRFGSGWAWLVNDNGKLKIGSTPNQDNPLMDSSELKGTPLLALDVWEHAYYLKYQNKRNEYVANWWSVVNWDEVGKRLS
- a CDS encoding isopenicillin N synthase family oxygenase, with amino-acid sequence MSDILYEQIPSLDLADFTGSDLVKKKKFVADLGSAYNNIGFVAIRNHYLSDDLSEKLYAVIKKFFALPDAVKQKYEIPGLAGQRGYVGKGKEHAKGRNTGDLKEFYHIGQEVEDDDPIKREYPANVWPDELPEFKEIGLEVYRRLEKTGVYMLRAIALYLGLPENYFDDKVRHGNSILRPIHYFPITNPEAVPADAVRAAEHGDINLITLLMGASADGLQVLRRDGKWIPITALPEQLVVNVGDMLERHTNKKLKSTIHRVVNPPRDKMNTPRYSIPFFMHPRSEMSLAAIPSCVDKDHPKLWPDITAGEFLEERLAEIGLKKK